One region of Deltaproteobacteria bacterium genomic DNA includes:
- a CDS encoding SDR family oxidoreductase, with translation MPARDPRGKVVVITGATGGLGAAMARAFAARGARLGLLDLDGAACAALAAELTGKGSECAHAACDVTDPAACEAGITHVAGALGGLDVLVNNAGITQRSAFVDTDLAVYRKVMEVNFFGSLHCTRAALPHLKASRGQVIVISSVAGFAPLLGRTGYCASKHALHGFFDTLRAELAPDGVGVLIVSPSFIRTDINVNALDGDGSRTRHPQSTVGKVMGPAEAAAKIVDASRRDRRFLPLGRVAVVTRLLTALWPRLYERLMVRSVGSELER, from the coding sequence ATGCCCGCGCGTGATCCGAGGGGCAAGGTCGTCGTCATCACCGGCGCGACCGGCGGGCTCGGCGCGGCGATGGCGAGGGCCTTCGCGGCGCGGGGGGCGCGGCTCGGCCTGCTCGACCTCGACGGGGCGGCCTGCGCGGCGCTCGCCGCGGAGCTCACGGGGAAGGGGAGCGAGTGCGCCCACGCCGCCTGCGACGTGACCGACCCCGCGGCCTGCGAGGCCGGCATCACCCATGTCGCCGGCGCCCTCGGGGGCCTCGACGTGCTGGTGAACAACGCCGGCATCACTCAGCGAAGCGCCTTCGTGGACACGGACCTGGCCGTCTACCGCAAGGTGATGGAGGTGAACTTCTTCGGATCCCTCCACTGCACCCGCGCGGCCCTGCCTCACCTGAAGGCCAGCCGCGGCCAGGTGATCGTCATCTCCTCGGTGGCCGGCTTCGCCCCCCTGCTGGGCCGCACCGGCTACTGCGCCTCGAAGCACGCCCTGCACGGCTTCTTCGACACCCTGCGCGCCGAGCTCGCCCCCGACGGAGTCGGCGTGCTGATCGTCTCGCCCTCCTTCATCCGCACCGACATCAACGTGAACGCCCTCGACGGGGACGGCAGCAGGACCCGGCACCCCCAGTCGACGGTGGGGAAGGTGATGGGGCCGGCGGAGGCCGCCGCCAAGATCGTCGACGCGTCGCGGCGGGATCGGCGCTTCCTCCCCCTCGGCCGCGTCGCGGTCGTGACCCGCCTGCTCACCGCCCTCTGGCCGCGACTCTACGAGCGCCTCATGGTCCGCTCGGTGGGCTCGGAGCTGGAGCGCTAG
- a CDS encoding MBL fold metallo-hydrolase yields MQLRSRAGGEGWALPVESLLRYLLRPGARQENDASAAADRNVSRHPLALPPGLSLQWLGTAGFAIAHEGTRLLIDPFVTRPPLRPVALNQNLRPRGEAVAQHLGERADAILVGHTHYDHAMDVPVAARHLDCPVYGGRSVATLMGLWGEGARAREVEGNQPFEIGPFKVTFVPSVHSKLALGLKVTSEGEITCDHLDALSNGTFCCGQVWGIHLEVAGHSLYHLGSANLLEDEIRFDRVDTLLLGIAGRGHTPDFLPRILRATRPSAILPHHFDNFFLPLEGPMGFSFNVNLGGFLEEVHRHAPGLPVHTLELLQTTGG; encoded by the coding sequence ATGCAGCTGCGATCACGAGCGGGCGGGGAGGGGTGGGCGCTGCCCGTGGAGTCGCTCTTACGCTACCTGCTGCGGCCCGGCGCCCGGCAGGAGAACGACGCCAGCGCGGCGGCCGACCGGAACGTCAGCCGCCACCCCCTCGCGCTGCCCCCGGGCCTCTCCCTGCAGTGGCTGGGCACCGCCGGCTTTGCCATCGCCCACGAGGGTACGCGCCTGCTGATCGATCCCTTCGTCACCCGGCCGCCCCTGCGGCCGGTCGCGCTCAACCAGAACCTGCGGCCCCGCGGCGAGGCGGTGGCGCAGCACCTCGGGGAGCGGGCCGATGCGATCCTGGTCGGGCACACCCACTACGATCACGCGATGGACGTGCCGGTGGCGGCGCGGCACCTGGACTGCCCGGTCTACGGCGGCCGCTCGGTCGCCACCCTGATGGGGCTCTGGGGCGAGGGCGCGCGGGCGCGGGAGGTCGAGGGCAACCAGCCCTTCGAGATCGGCCCCTTCAAGGTGACCTTCGTGCCCTCGGTCCACAGCAAGCTGGCGCTGGGCCTGAAGGTCACCTCCGAGGGCGAGATCACCTGCGACCACCTCGACGCGCTCTCCAACGGCACCTTCTGCTGCGGGCAGGTCTGGGGCATCCACCTGGAGGTCGCCGGCCACAGCCTCTACCACCTCGGCAGCGCCAACCTCCTCGAGGACGAGATCCGCTTCGACCGGGTGGACACCCTCCTGCTGGGCATCGCCGGTCGCGGCCACACCCCCGACTTCCTGCCCCGGATCCTGCGGGCCACCCGCCCCTCGGCGATCCTGCCCCACCACTTCGACAACTTCTTCCTGCCCCTCGAGGGGCCGATGGGCTTCTCCTTCAACGTGAACCTCGGGGGCTTCCTCGAGGAGGTCCACCGCCACGCGCCCGGGCTGCCGGTGCACACCCTCGAGCTCCTCCAGACCACCGGAGGGTAG
- a CDS encoding bile acid:sodium symporter family protein, with the protein MDASTVDTIQLNFSQVGLNAINAVIGLMMFGVALDMKLEDFVKIAKSPKAPLIGLVAQFILLPAFTFGLTMILGPLPSLALGMILVAACPGGNLSNLMTYLAGGNVAVSISMTAISTLAAIVMTPLNLTLWGSLNPDTAPILKQVSLSPVDVFVTVFVILGIPLIAGLLVARWKPALVEKVRRPFKILTVIIFIGVVGGALAANWKIFLEVIGLVIFAVLLHNALAIGVGWGSARLMGLPPADRRAVAIEVGIQNSALGLVLVFNFFDGLGGMAILVAWWGIWHIIAGLTLAFFWSRTPILTPAEVGSAYEEEAV; encoded by the coding sequence ATGGACGCTTCCACCGTCGACACCATCCAGCTCAACTTCAGTCAGGTAGGCCTCAACGCCATCAACGCCGTCATCGGCCTGATGATGTTCGGGGTCGCCCTGGACATGAAGCTGGAAGACTTCGTGAAGATCGCGAAGTCCCCCAAGGCCCCCCTCATCGGGCTGGTGGCGCAGTTCATCCTGCTGCCCGCCTTCACCTTCGGCCTGACGATGATCCTCGGGCCGCTGCCCTCCCTGGCCCTGGGGATGATCCTGGTGGCCGCCTGCCCGGGCGGAAACCTCTCGAACCTCATGACCTACCTCGCCGGAGGGAACGTCGCCGTCTCGATCAGCATGACGGCCATCTCCACCCTCGCCGCGATCGTCATGACGCCGCTGAACCTCACCCTCTGGGGCAGCCTCAACCCGGACACTGCGCCGATCCTCAAGCAGGTCAGCCTCTCGCCGGTGGACGTCTTCGTCACGGTCTTCGTGATCCTGGGCATCCCCCTGATCGCGGGCCTGCTGGTGGCGCGCTGGAAGCCGGCCCTGGTGGAGAAGGTCCGCAGGCCCTTCAAGATCCTCACCGTGATCATCTTCATCGGCGTGGTCGGCGGGGCGCTGGCCGCCAACTGGAAGATCTTCCTCGAGGTGATCGGGCTGGTGATCTTCGCCGTGCTCCTCCACAACGCCCTGGCCATCGGCGTCGGCTGGGGCTCGGCCCGGCTCATGGGGCTGCCCCCGGCGGATCGCCGCGCGGTGGCGATCGAGGTGGGGATCCAGAACTCGGCCCTGGGCCTGGTGCTGGTCTTCAACTTCTTCGACGGGCTCGGCGGGATGGCCATCCTCGTGGCCTGGTGGGGCATCTGGCACATCATCGCCGGCCTGACCCTGGCCTTCTTCTGGTCCCGGACCCCCATCCTGACCCCCGCCGAGGTCGGCTCGGCCTACGAGGAGGAGGCGGTATGA
- a CDS encoding SDR family oxidoreductase, protein MSAPINVLVTGAGGYIGRVVVEELHRHARETVGRLGTIVAADLREPAPEDRLEGVVYAASDVRDSALKGLLEEHSIGVVAHLAAIVTPGKKPNRELEYSVDVLGTKNVLECSLAAGVRKVIITSSGAAYGYHADNPEWLSEEDALRGNQEFAYSDHKRLVEEMLARWREEHPELQQLILRPGTVLGDHTRNQITDLFDGKLVVGLRGAETPFVLIWDRDVAEIIVRGVLEEVTGAFNLAGDGALPMRELARMMGKPYLPLPVGLVRSALWVMKRLGRTQYGPEQVDFLRYRPVLSNARLKRDFPYTPRKTSREVFEHFLEARRHARA, encoded by the coding sequence ATGAGCGCTCCGATCAACGTCCTGGTCACCGGGGCCGGCGGCTACATCGGCCGGGTGGTGGTGGAGGAGCTGCACCGCCACGCCCGGGAGACGGTGGGCCGCCTCGGCACCATCGTCGCCGCCGACCTGCGCGAGCCCGCCCCGGAGGACCGGCTCGAGGGCGTGGTCTACGCCGCCTCCGACGTGCGGGACAGCGCCCTGAAGGGGCTGCTCGAGGAGCACTCCATCGGGGTGGTGGCGCACCTGGCCGCCATCGTCACCCCCGGCAAGAAGCCGAACCGGGAGCTGGAGTACTCGGTGGACGTCCTGGGGACGAAGAACGTCCTGGAGTGCAGCCTGGCGGCCGGCGTGCGCAAGGTGATCATCACCAGCAGCGGGGCGGCCTACGGCTACCACGCCGACAACCCCGAGTGGCTCTCGGAGGAGGACGCCCTGCGGGGCAACCAGGAGTTCGCCTACTCGGATCACAAGCGGCTGGTCGAGGAGATGCTCGCCCGCTGGCGCGAGGAGCACCCCGAGCTGCAGCAGCTGATCCTGCGCCCGGGGACGGTGCTGGGGGACCACACCCGCAACCAGATCACCGACCTCTTCGACGGGAAGCTGGTGGTGGGCCTGCGCGGCGCCGAGACCCCCTTCGTGCTGATCTGGGACCGGGACGTCGCCGAGATCATCGTCCGCGGCGTGCTGGAGGAGGTGACCGGCGCCTTCAACCTCGCCGGGGACGGCGCGCTGCCCATGCGGGAGCTGGCGCGGATGATGGGCAAGCCCTACCTGCCCCTGCCGGTGGGGCTGGTGCGCTCGGCCCTCTGGGTGATGAAGCGCCTCGGGCGGACCCAGTACGGCCCCGAGCAGGTGGACTTCCTGCGCTACCGGCCGGTGCTCTCCAACGCGCGGCTGAAGCGGGACTTCCCCTACACCCCCCGCAAGACCAGCCGGGAGGTCTTCGAGCACTTCCTGGAGGCGCGCCGCCATGCCCGCGCGTGA
- a CDS encoding TetR/AcrR family transcriptional regulator has protein sequence MPRDTLENIASEKKERILREAAILFAERGYSQTDMAELARRCRIAKGSLYNYFENKEELYVFVCRDGLSRSREAVWESAPAEANIFELVEHVFAAGVRFAREHPEYVSLYLHVASSGLEHFARRLSVEVEKPTADRLKDTLRAGIEAGLVDTSIDVPQVAWQINNTYVMLLTALVSQHFGTRLREYLEVGEPDVELSDDQVETLRERALDFIRFNLRPTA, from the coding sequence ATGCCTCGAGACACCCTGGAAAACATCGCCTCCGAGAAGAAGGAGAGGATCCTCCGCGAGGCGGCCATCCTCTTCGCCGAGCGCGGCTACAGCCAGACCGACATGGCCGAGCTGGCCCGCCGCTGCCGCATCGCCAAGGGCTCCCTCTACAACTACTTCGAGAACAAGGAAGAGCTCTACGTCTTCGTCTGCCGGGACGGGCTCTCCCGCTCCCGGGAGGCGGTCTGGGAGAGCGCTCCCGCCGAGGCGAACATCTTCGAGCTGGTGGAGCACGTCTTCGCCGCCGGGGTGCGCTTCGCCCGCGAGCACCCCGAGTACGTCTCCCTCTACCTCCACGTCGCCTCCTCCGGGCTCGAGCACTTCGCCCGGCGGCTCTCGGTGGAGGTGGAGAAGCCCACCGCCGATCGTCTGAAGGACACCCTGCGGGCGGGCATCGAGGCGGGCCTGGTCGACACGTCGATCGACGTGCCGCAGGTCGCCTGGCAGATCAACAACACCTACGTGATGCTGCTGACCGCGCTGGTCAGCCAGCACTTCGGCACGCGCCTGCGCGAGTACCTCGAGGTCGGCGAGCCCGACGTCGAGCTCTCCGACGATCAGGTCGAGACGCTGCGCGAGCGTGCCCTCGACTTCATCCGCTTCAACCTGCGTCCGACGGCCTGA
- a CDS encoding thiamine pyrophosphate-binding protein → MAKETGGEIIARMLRLEGVEQAFGIVDGSYLQLCAGLVKEGIELTTPRHETIGAHMAGAYARLTGKLGVVIASNGPGVANVLSGIAVEEVEGHRVLLITSCRRTGIHYPNRGGTYQAFDQVGVIGKMAKWSEAVHSFERIPELMRRALAKCWEGRPGVVHLDVPENLINGKGEVPPDWAPERYRRTRPAVPAPEAVQQAARMLVDAKLPVIHAGGGVIHAGAFEELEAVAERLHAPVTTSWSGRTVLSEAHPLAWPMVHVKSNNEVRNEADVVLCLGSRLGETDWWGKAPYWATPDQQKLIQVDIDGDVLGRIRPADLPVQADVKVFLRQLALALDELKSEMPLAARKETVARLAKERDKDRAKLDEKLEDLATPMNTAHVGVSARKVLDDDAVLVFDGGNTSVWGQFFFQARAANSVLATHHMGHLGAGVGQALGAAIARPGKQVCCIIGDGAFGMHPQEIETAIRNDLKIVFLVVSDRQWGMVKMTQSIAFKPLKMMLKKRLDPEETINSTLDEIDYAKLAEAMGGYGDRVADPAKLPAAIEKALQCGRCAVIHVDVDPDKHLWAPALMHFKDMHQEPKGK, encoded by the coding sequence ATGGCCAAGGAGACCGGTGGAGAGATCATCGCCCGCATGCTGCGCCTCGAGGGGGTGGAGCAGGCCTTCGGCATCGTGGACGGGTCCTACCTGCAGCTCTGCGCGGGCCTGGTGAAGGAGGGCATCGAGCTGACGACGCCGCGGCACGAGACCATCGGCGCGCACATGGCCGGGGCCTACGCCCGCCTCACCGGAAAGCTCGGTGTGGTCATCGCCAGCAACGGGCCCGGCGTGGCCAACGTGCTCTCGGGCATCGCCGTGGAGGAGGTCGAGGGCCACCGGGTCCTGCTCATCACCAGCTGCCGCCGCACGGGGATCCACTACCCCAACCGGGGCGGCACCTATCAGGCCTTCGACCAGGTGGGCGTGATCGGGAAGATGGCCAAGTGGTCCGAGGCGGTGCACTCCTTCGAGCGCATCCCCGAGCTGATGCGGCGCGCCCTGGCGAAGTGCTGGGAGGGGCGGCCCGGGGTGGTCCACCTCGACGTCCCCGAGAACCTCATCAACGGCAAGGGTGAGGTGCCCCCCGACTGGGCCCCCGAGCGCTACCGGCGCACCCGCCCCGCCGTCCCGGCGCCCGAGGCGGTGCAGCAGGCGGCCCGGATGCTGGTGGACGCGAAGCTGCCGGTGATCCACGCCGGCGGCGGGGTCATCCACGCCGGCGCCTTCGAGGAGCTGGAGGCCGTCGCCGAGCGCCTCCACGCCCCGGTGACCACCTCCTGGAGCGGCCGCACGGTGCTCTCCGAGGCGCACCCGCTGGCCTGGCCGATGGTCCACGTGAAGTCCAACAACGAGGTCCGCAACGAGGCGGACGTCGTCCTCTGCCTGGGCTCCCGCCTGGGCGAGACCGACTGGTGGGGCAAGGCGCCCTACTGGGCGACGCCCGACCAGCAGAAGCTGATCCAGGTCGACATCGACGGCGACGTCCTGGGCCGGATCCGCCCGGCGGACCTGCCGGTGCAGGCCGACGTGAAGGTCTTCCTGCGGCAGCTGGCCCTGGCCCTCGACGAGCTGAAGTCGGAGATGCCCCTGGCCGCCCGCAAGGAGACGGTCGCCCGCCTCGCGAAGGAGCGGGACAAGGACCGGGCGAAGCTCGACGAGAAGCTCGAGGATCTGGCCACCCCGATGAACACCGCCCACGTCGGCGTCAGCGCCCGCAAGGTGCTGGACGACGACGCGGTGCTGGTCTTCGACGGCGGCAACACCTCGGTCTGGGGCCAGTTCTTCTTCCAGGCCCGCGCGGCGAACTCGGTGCTCGCCACCCACCACATGGGGCACCTGGGCGCCGGGGTGGGGCAGGCCCTCGGCGCGGCCATCGCCCGGCCCGGGAAGCAGGTCTGCTGCATCATCGGGGACGGGGCCTTCGGGATGCACCCCCAGGAGATCGAGACGGCGATCCGCAACGATCTCAAGATCGTCTTCCTGGTGGTGAGCGACCGGCAGTGGGGCATGGTGAAGATGACCCAGTCCATCGCCTTCAAGCCCCTGAAGATGATGCTGAAGAAGCGCCTCGATCCCGAGGAGACCATCAACTCCACCCTGGACGAGATCGACTACGCCAAGCTGGCTGAGGCGATGGGCGGCTACGGGGATCGGGTGGCCGATCCCGCGAAGCTCCCCGCGGCCATCGAGAAGGCCCTGCAGTGCGGCCGCTGCGCCGTGATCCACGTCGACGTCGATCCGGACAAGCACCTCTGGGCGCCGGCGCTGATGCACTTCAAGGACATGCACCAGGAGCCGAAGGGGAAGTGA
- a CDS encoding carcinine hydrolase/isopenicillin-N N-acyltransferase family protein, with the protein MRMKDLIKRGAILLLPMLMAAGGCSKATEPPPFVRIVVLKGSDYERGFQHGQLFSSEIRSFYTRMLTNSLMPAISRERPDIAEVLWTYQDERYAGSRFAEEVMLESAYNLELEMSPAHLDEIQGLADGAGLPYDQMLLLNTFIDSVLGVRSIQKFVNLAQAPRVTVLEIRSASTDDLEGDGVDNDEDGQTDEVDEGILDPYDPLFHAPFVEVPTDAVFRWVLWDPDGVNPESIRLMVEDATYLAGDPALSIRVFGAENDSLELIFTPPAPLPAAAVVTLRVEATDTTLVTAPPPTKSRVMREQAVVVGTTGLGKSTYEIPNRSILDDRFPPYSQGFGVRDGATPDGEIRVGHHFVLFDGNVAHKHNVVFVHVPDDGSIPHVTLGWTGITWGVAGMNAEGLVWTVNSADTLDNPMVKDIYEKTIAGQLISTGIPVGYQGRELLATHSTVAPAEAFIRQSGQTVGWTHMLADSAHAMRVVERDGNMFSEADGGALGYDTETRDANGRRIGSATGDDLYMSAHYLLNMEDLRTSILGFDLMPQRYWSGIWHSSVRSQSFLSELLVRDHGSFDAEQIIETLRHPEVVNTRDSMTAAVFEPESQSFHVGLGVVPATGADFIPLNLTDLIARDAGEVTP; encoded by the coding sequence ATGCGTATGAAGGACCTGATCAAGCGGGGAGCCATTCTGCTCCTTCCGATGCTGATGGCGGCCGGTGGCTGCAGCAAGGCCACCGAGCCCCCACCCTTCGTCCGGATCGTGGTCCTGAAGGGCTCGGACTACGAGCGGGGCTTCCAGCACGGTCAGCTCTTCTCCTCCGAGATCCGGTCCTTCTACACCCGGATGCTCACCAACTCCCTGATGCCGGCCATCAGCCGGGAGCGCCCCGACATCGCCGAGGTGCTCTGGACCTACCAGGACGAGCGCTACGCCGGCTCCCGCTTCGCCGAGGAGGTGATGCTCGAGAGCGCCTACAACCTCGAGCTGGAGATGTCCCCTGCGCACCTCGACGAGATCCAGGGTCTCGCCGACGGCGCCGGCCTCCCCTACGACCAGATGCTCCTGCTCAACACCTTCATCGACTCGGTGCTGGGGGTGCGATCGATCCAGAAGTTCGTGAACCTCGCCCAGGCCCCCCGGGTCACGGTCCTGGAGATCCGGAGCGCCTCGACGGACGACCTCGAGGGCGACGGGGTCGACAACGACGAGGACGGCCAGACCGACGAGGTCGACGAGGGGATCCTGGATCCCTACGACCCGCTCTTCCACGCCCCCTTCGTCGAGGTCCCCACCGACGCCGTCTTCCGCTGGGTCCTCTGGGATCCCGACGGCGTGAACCCCGAGAGCATCCGGCTGATGGTCGAGGACGCGACCTACCTCGCCGGCGATCCCGCCCTCTCGATCCGGGTCTTCGGCGCCGAGAACGACAGCCTGGAGCTGATCTTCACGCCCCCCGCTCCCCTCCCCGCCGCCGCGGTGGTCACCCTGCGGGTCGAGGCCACCGACACCACCCTGGTCACCGCTCCGCCGCCGACCAAGAGCCGGGTGATGCGCGAGCAGGCCGTGGTCGTCGGGACCACCGGGCTGGGCAAGTCGACCTACGAGATCCCCAACCGCAGCATCCTGGACGACCGCTTCCCCCCCTACTCCCAGGGCTTCGGCGTGCGAGACGGCGCGACCCCCGACGGGGAGATCCGCGTCGGCCACCACTTCGTCCTCTTCGACGGCAACGTCGCCCACAAGCACAACGTGGTCTTCGTCCACGTGCCCGACGACGGCAGCATCCCCCACGTCACCCTGGGCTGGACGGGCATCACCTGGGGTGTCGCCGGCATGAACGCCGAGGGCCTGGTCTGGACGGTGAACAGCGCGGACACCCTCGACAACCCGATGGTCAAGGACATCTACGAGAAGACCATCGCCGGGCAGCTGATCTCGACCGGGATCCCCGTCGGCTACCAGGGCCGGGAGCTCCTCGCCACCCACTCCACCGTGGCCCCCGCCGAGGCCTTCATCCGCCAGTCGGGCCAGACGGTGGGCTGGACCCACATGCTGGCCGACAGCGCCCACGCCATGCGGGTCGTCGAGCGGGACGGGAACATGTTCTCCGAGGCCGACGGCGGCGCCCTCGGCTACGACACCGAGACCCGCGACGCCAACGGCCGCCGGATCGGCAGCGCCACGGGCGACGACCTCTACATGAGCGCCCACTACCTGCTCAACATGGAGGACCTGCGAACCTCGATCCTGGGCTTCGACCTGATGCCCCAGCGCTACTGGAGCGGCATCTGGCACTCCTCGGTCCGCAGCCAGTCCTTCCTCTCCGAGCTGCTCGTGCGCGACCACGGCAGCTTCGACGCCGAGCAGATCATCGAGACCCTCCGGCACCCGGAGGTGGTCAACACCCGCGACAGCATGACCGCCGCGGTCTTCGAGCCCGAGAGCCAGTCCTTCCACGTCGGCCTCGGCGTCGTCCCGGCCACCGGCGCGGACTTCATCCCGCTGAATCTGACGGACCTCATCGCGCGGGACGCCGGGGAGGTGACGCCGTGA
- a CDS encoding DUF420 domain-containing protein — protein sequence MIALVVIVPALLAGVWAGRGGRRRLHRFLMWSVVSVVVGYVVIYEASMLYQGGLAFLRDRIQMPESTYFTVVALHVLCAILALIVAGLAVGSGRRLNPDAPVDPGLRATHRTRGYPAFLLLVGSVGSGVFVYYLTFVYVAGT from the coding sequence GCCGGGGTCTGGGCCGGCCGCGGAGGAAGGCGGCGGCTGCACCGGTTCCTGATGTGGTCGGTGGTCTCGGTGGTGGTGGGCTACGTCGTGATCTACGAGGCGAGCATGCTCTACCAGGGGGGGCTGGCCTTCCTCCGGGATCGAATCCAGATGCCCGAGAGCACCTACTTCACGGTCGTGGCGCTCCACGTCCTCTGCGCCATCCTCGCGCTGATCGTCGCCGGCCTGGCCGTGGGGAGCGGTCGGCGCCTGAATCCGGATGCGCCCGTCGATCCCGGCCTTCGCGCGACGCATCGGACCCGGGGCTACCCCGCCTTCCTCTTGCTCGTGGGATCGGTCGGCTCCGGGGTCTTCGTCTACTACCTGACCTTCGTCTACGTGGCCGGCACCTGA
- a CDS encoding TerC family protein, whose amino-acid sequence MVQLLSSPDAWLALLSLTALEIVLGIDNIVFIAILTERVRKEDRALAYRLGLGGALFTRVLLLLAISWVMGLQATLFEFWGSEFSGRDVILLLGGLFLIGKSAHEIFEKMEGLDDETQGTGGHGNLWSIVVQIMLLDIVFSLDSVITAVGMVDEIAIMVTAVIIAIAIMMVFAQRIGDFVNANPAIKILALSFLLLIGVLLTAEAFDRHIDKGYVYFAMGYALLVELVNMRLRKNKLRKRGDSPEAQG is encoded by the coding sequence ATGGTGCAGCTCCTCTCCTCGCCCGACGCCTGGCTGGCCCTGCTCTCCCTGACGGCGCTCGAGATCGTCCTGGGGATCGACAACATCGTCTTCATCGCGATCCTCACCGAGCGCGTGAGGAAGGAAGATCGGGCACTGGCCTACCGCCTGGGCCTCGGCGGCGCGCTCTTCACCCGGGTCCTCCTGCTGCTGGCCATCTCCTGGGTGATGGGGCTGCAGGCCACCCTCTTCGAGTTCTGGGGCTCCGAGTTCTCGGGCCGGGACGTGATCCTGCTCCTCGGCGGGCTCTTCCTCATCGGCAAGAGCGCCCACGAGATCTTCGAGAAGATGGAGGGCCTCGACGACGAGACGCAGGGCACCGGGGGGCACGGCAACCTCTGGTCCATCGTCGTGCAGATCATGCTGCTCGACATCGTCTTCTCCCTCGACTCGGTGATCACCGCCGTCGGGATGGTCGACGAGATCGCGATCATGGTCACCGCGGTGATCATCGCCATCGCGATCATGATGGTCTTCGCTCAGAGGATCGGTGACTTCGTCAACGCGAACCCGGCCATCAAGATCCTGGCGCTCTCGTTCCTGCTCCTCATCGGCGTGCTGCTCACGGCCGAGGCCTTCGACCGCCACATCGACAAGGGCTACGTCTACTTCGCCATGGGCTACGCCCTGTTGGTCGAGCTGGTCAACATGCGCCTGCGCAAGAACAAGCTGCGCAAGCGCGGGGACTCACCAGAAGCGCAGGGGTAG